One genomic segment of Sorex araneus isolate mSorAra2 chromosome X, mSorAra2.pri, whole genome shotgun sequence includes these proteins:
- the PEX19 gene encoding peroxisomal biogenesis factor 19 — protein sequence MAAADGGGGDADRELDALLESALDDFDKAKPSPAPAAPATAPDASGPQKRSPGDTAKDALFASQEKFFQELFDSELASQATAEFEKAMKELAEEQPQLVEQFQKLSEAAGRVGSDTTSQQEFTSCLKETLSGLARNASNLQNSGMSEEELSKAMEGLGMGDGDAEGGILPLMQSIMQNLLSKDVLYPSLKDITEKYPEWLQSHRESLSAEQLEKYQEQHSVMGKICEQFEAESPTDSEATQKARFETVLDLMQQLQDLGHPPKELAGEMPPGLNFDLDALNLAGPPGANGEQCVTM from the exons ATGGCGGCggcggacggcggcggcggcgacgcggACCGGGAGTTGGACGCGCTTCTGGAGA GTGCCCTCGACGACTTCGACAAAGCCAAACCCTCACCTGCCCCTGCCGCGCCGGCCACAGCCCCTGACGCCTCGGGCCCGCAGAAGCGCTCCCCGGGGGACACCGCCAAG GATGCCCTGTTCGCCTCGCAGGAGAAGTTCTTCCAGGAGCTGTTCGACAGCGAGCTGGCCTCCCAGGCCACGGCCGAGTTCGAGAAGGCCATGAAGGAGCTGGCGGAGGAGCAGCCCCAGCTGGTGGAGCAGTTCCAGAAGCTCTCTGAGGCGGCGGGGAGAGTGG GCAGCGACACGACGTCGCAGCAGGAGTTCACGTCCTGCCTCAAGGAGACGCTCAGCGGGCTCGCCCGGAACGCCAGCAACCTGCAG aACTCGGGCATGTCCGAAGAGGAGCTGAGCAAGGCCATGGAGGGGCTGGGCATGGGCGACGGGGACGCGGAGGGCGGCATCCTGCCCCTCATGCAGAGCATCATGCAGAACCTGCTGTCCAAGGACGTGCTCTACCCGTCCCTGAAGGACATCACCGAGAAG TACCCAGAGTGGCTGCAGAGCCATCGGGAGTCGCTCTCCGCGGAGCAGCTGGAGAAGTACCAGGAGCAGCACAGCGTCATGGGCAAGATCTGCGAGCAGTTTGAGGCCGAGAGCCCCACGGACAGCGAGGCCACCCAGAAGGCCCGCTTCGAGACCGTGCTGGACCTCATGCAGCAG CTGCAGGACTTGGGCCACCCTCCGAAAGAACTGGCCGGGGAGATG CCTCCTGGCCTCAACTTCGACCTGGACGCCCTCAATCTGGCGGGGCCCCCCGGTGCCAACGGCGAGCAGTGCGTGACCATGTGA